The region tcaaacaattccgattttcaaaaacaatgtGTTagagatattctaacgttgcCCGGGTTTTTTCGACAAAACTGCTATAGGAACGTATTGGATATCGGCTGTGGTAGCGGTGAGGTCACGaattttctacaaaataagATCAACGGAGTTGACCGTATTTTTGCTTTCGATAAGGTAAAAAGGCATAGGCTTATGGTGGGATATAACATCTCTTCCCCATGAAACGAgctttttgattttgtttagaTTTTGCGAAAGATTTTGTTTTCGGAAACAATGAACTTGATTATTATTTCAGAGTGCATCTATGGTTGAATTTGCTCGATCAAAAAATTCGAATcctaaaattgaatattccGTAGCTGACGTCACCAAACCCGAAACGTTCAAGCCGGAATGGCAACAGAAATTCGACCTGATAACATCGTTCCACGTTCTACATTGGACTAAGAATCAATACAAAAActtagaaaatgtaaaatctttGTTATCCCCGAATGGTGAAGTTTTATTCTATGTGCCGTACACGTCATCGATCATTTACATGTCTGATATAATGAACTCGGTAAAATGGTCTCCGTACTTTCAGGTAAACAACGAACCAACATTTCCCACTTCATAAAATGTATTAGGTTTTTCGAGCCCTTTCGACGTTGTTACCGACGAACTGAGAATGTTTCGTGTTTGTAGGGATACACACCGTCGTGGTCATTTAATCCCGATTGGGAAGAATATCGTGAATGGAGATATCCCGATGAAATCACCGGATACCGACGAATGGCTGAATCATTAGGTTTCACGGTTAACCAATGCACGGAAGATGTTCAAAATTACATTTTCCCTGATCGTCAATCTGCAAAAGGTATATATTTGGAATTCCAAAATAAACTGCGTCATTCACAAACAGGCATAGGGTTAACAGTCATCGTCGTATACTTTTTAGGTTTTTTCGGCGCAGTTTTGCTTCATTTGATGCGAATTCCAGACTCAAAATCGTCTGAATTTTTAGACGACGCGCTGGATCTATATTTGAAAAGTTTACCGCTGAACGAAAATGGAAAGATTCGATTTTATTCAAAACACGTCCTAGTGAATTtgcaaaacaaataaaatatggTGTCAGCATGATATGGAGTTCGGTGTGTGTCCTTAGTCGCAATATAGGACCGCTTGATTTATTTCCTTATCCGACGGATTGTCCCAATGCGCCGGAAAGTTTGGCATCATTTCCCGAAGTCCACGGCACTGCGAAGAACGATTATTCAGGGCAGATAAGTGGGCCCcgtttttatcttaaaatagggattgaccctataatttatttgattggtagatttcgtttgatattctgttttggtgtcccttacaaacccaccacacctgccgggagcgaaacagggggctTGATTTGGAAATGGGAAATCGAAGTACCAGAATGTAGttgataattcaattcaattcaattaatgtttattgtcttaaataaacaatattacaTGACCATAAGTGACAAGAATATTAACAAGATGAggaagaaaatagaatatatatatatatatatatatatatatatatatatatatatatatatatatatatatatatatatatatatatatatatatatatatatatatatatatatataaactgtTATAACAAAACTTAGCACTAAACAAGAATAGCACTTATATTACAAATTCCACATGTATAAGAGGTAAAAGGTAATTAATACAATAGATGATCGATGGAATTATAATGTCGTCTTGATGAAACCCGCATAGCAGAAACGACCTAGGTCTTTAGCTAGCTTAGTTGACGTGAGAATCTGAATAAACTGTACATTAGTAGCTGAATACTTTGGGCACTCCATCACAAAATGTACCTCAGTTTCTACTGTATCACATAGGGAACACTTCCTGGTCTACACGCGGGATGTTAAATTGATATGTCGTTCGTCgaggttacataattttttttcaaaatcgaagcacataattggaaatttcggttccggttcattcaaacaaacaTCCAAGCagcctgaaccggcaagcgactgattgggttTTATTTTGTTGGCTGTCtaattaatacatcgagattttggaagtTACAAGGATTGAAGATCATTTgtcaatttttttatatttttggtcgttttcagcgtgtaaatagtccgaaagtttattgtagctttttttttctcgggtaTATGTTGATGTAAAAGTCCTCTAACTTGATTTCCCGCGTTTGGCTAGATTAAAAGGAAGCCAATTTCGAAAACGCAAATTATCCAGCTGAGAGTACGATCCCTGTGTTTTTAGCAAAAAGAGTTTAGGACAAAGTGATATAAAAGCTGGGAATAAATTCCATTGCTTTTGTTGGTTAGAAGGTTAACAATAGAAGCGTCTATCTGCGTTACTTTTTGGTGGACAAGATCATTTATCCGAGACGATATCCTATCAAACACTTCGAGCTCTGAATTTCAGCCGGCCAATACAATTTCTTAATCGAAGCCACCTAATCCATCAGGATTAAAGAACACAGATCAAAGACTTCTGCGATTGGACAACATCTCGCAATTTGTCACACTTGTGATCAGGAATTCAGtgataacaaattcaaaattctagacAAAGGCTCATCTGATCTcgactgtaaaattagggaggCCCTGTTTATTAGGCACAACGACCCTCTTTAAATCAACAATATTCCAAAACGGCTCATCCTTTATcttaaatgtattcaaataattagcttgtaattaaatacttggtttgtaattagcttagAAGTTCgcacttgtaattttgtaacttatgttgtatataaacctgtagtttaatcatttgattcacttgtatttcacctgatgagggcATATGATCCCGAAAGCGTTCGTgttaataaactgtatttactcattagaaaatgaggtttttagtGTTATCGCTTCTATGGTTATTCAGATATCAATATGTTCACACAAGGTCTACATTGAGAAAATACGAAGGTCGATTTGAATGCGAAGAGTCTTCTATATAAATCTTTGCCATTCACGAAAACGATAGACTCGATTCAAGAAAAACATGTACGCACAGTACCGTACACAATTATATTCTGATAATCAattttgttgataatctcaACTCTTCCATCGGCAAAAATATGGACGCTGACGGTGAggtttattcaaataattctgATCTGCAAAAACAATTGGCTACAGATATTCTATCGTCAAATGAATTTCAGCAGAATCGTTATAGGAACGTGTTGGACATCGGCTGTGGTAGCGGTGAGGTCACAAATATTCTACTTGAAAAGATCGATGTAGTTGAAAATCTAATTGCTTTCGACAAGGTAGATATACAAAATGCATACAATAACGGTAGGTAGTGACTTTTCAACTTCTGATATTCGTCCTTGTTTAATTTCAGAGTGAATCTATGGTTGAATTCGCTCGATCAAAAAATCCGAATcctaaaattgaatattccGTAGCTGACGTCACCAAACCTGAAACGTTCAAGCCGGAATGGCAACAGAAATTTGACCTGATAACATCGTTTCAAACACTACACTGGACTCGTAATCAATATAAAAacttggaaaatataaaatctttattatcccCGAATGGTGAAGTTTTCGTCAATATGCCTCACATTTCATCGTTCGTTCGCGTACTTGATATAATGAAAACAGCGAAATGGTCTCCATACTTTCAGGTAGGAATTTGATGGTTCGTTTTAGTGGTGACTCGCATTATAGTCTGTGTTCTAAATACAACGAGACGGATAGTACTTTTACGGTTAAATCTtatatttgacgcacgagcttacGCTACTTGCGAATAGCATCTTCATCAGCAGGCGGATGAGTCACTCGAAAGCTATCCGTCTCGTTGTATTTATTCTACACCAGATTAACACGGTTTCTCTGCGAGtctatattttattcacaGCATCGAAGATTAATCTGAACATTCGTGAATTTCAGGGATTTACGCCGGCATGGTTATTCCATCCAGATTGGGAAGAATATAGCGAATGGAGATATCCCGATGTACCCACTGGATACCGAAGAATGGCCGAATCATTAGGGTTTACTCTCAAACGATTTGCAGAGACGAATGATGATTTCATTCTTCctggtcgtcagtgtgccaaAGGTCTCCTGTTTGATAgggaattcatatttaaaccCGCTTCTTGTACTCagtatatattcaatatcaccGCGATGGTTCTATCATTCCAGGTTGGTTTAGCGCACTTCTGCCTTTGAAGCGAATTCCGGACTCAAAATCGTCTGAATTTTTGGACGATGCATTGAATCTATACTTGAAAAGTTTACCACCTGATGTCAATGGAAAGATTCACATTCGTTCCAAAAATATCATTGCTTATAtgcaaataaaataaattacaaaaatatattgattACGATTAGTGTATTTCTATTTCGCCAACATGCGTGTCGGAGATTTTTATGCACACATAGCCATACATTCTTCCACGCTTATTTCATTCGACGGTGAAAAAGCAAATACGTCTCCACATTTGAAAGGAGATAAAAGTAAAACTCTTTATTCGAAATCCATATTTCGTTGTTAATCGATAATCGAAATAAGATGTTATAAATTTCAAGTCCCATACGCCGAAACAAGCCAGATCGGCAATAATGgattaataagataaaacccactatctacagattaaaataatttaaaaacaagaatttatttattcaatctaaaatatatagaatacacgacgtttcgatctcaccctagagatcatcgtcaggtgtgcacacctgacgatgatctctagggtgaattaataaattcttgcttttaaattcttttaatctgtagatagtgggtttttatcttattatccgttcaccacatttaagtgtggttatcgttccaATAATGAACTATTCTGAAAAGTCTGGCCGATTAGACATCAAATGAACAATTTTCCCGAAAAGAAGAAATACTCTTGACAAATAGTTAttactatggtggctgataagggccatagcgaaaaatttttagtatgtaaatcagggcgccagaacgccaaaacaccaaaacgaaaaaaaaacgtcaaattttctctgaaatttcgacgtttttcgttgttttggtggggcgccaaaacggaataatCTTTGTTTtagcgcgccaaaacgaactttcagagaaatttcgacgtttttcgttgttttggagGGGGcaccaaaatgaaagttcgttttggcgggagcgccaaaacggaatattctttgttttggcgcaccaaaacgaactttcagagaaaattggacgtttttcgtaGTTTTGGCTTTCTGTCGTTCTGGCGCCCTGATTTGCGTACCAGAAATTTttcgctatggcccttatcagcctcCATTGAACCTACATTGATAAGAATATCAAGGTCGATTTAAATGCAAGGAAAATTCTAAGAAATAGTTATTTGTTCACACCACATTTTGATGTGTGACAGTCACGATAATATATAGACTAAATTCAAACACATTTTATACGAGATGTTGATATTCTAGTGCTGTTAATCCCACCTCCGACCCAGAAGGACCGGCGAAATGGATGTTGACGgtgaattttattcaaataattctgATCCGCAAAGACAATTGGCCACAGATATTCTATCGTCGATTGAATTTCAGCAGAATCGTTATAGGAACGTATTGTACATCGGCTGTGGTAGCGGTGAGGTCACAAATATTCTACTGGAAAAGATCGATGTAGTTGAAAATCTTATTGCCTTCGATAAggtatagatatataaaatgtatatacaaatcgTAGGCAGTAACTTGGAAATATATTCTTATCATTCCTGCTCTATTTCAGAGAGTATCTATGATTGGACCAGGAATTTTATGtaatggcccgaatcagccaccatagtcgGGAGAAAATCTTGATTTTTTCTGAgggaaaaaatatatttaatgtaTATGATAATATATCATAATATTCAGTCAATTTTCAACCTACAAAAGCGCAGCATTCTACATACACAGTCCATTTAAAACTACGAATAATTGCTCATGAATCAAAATTGCATACTCCAGTACCGGGTGTGCATTTTGAAGTTCTCTCGGTATTCAGTGTTAGAATATAAAAGCTATCCAGACCTGTTTTCAACGAAAACAGGTCAGGATAGCTATTACATGTACAAAGCAGAAAACTCATTCATTGGTGGTGCCACTCTACTCTCCCGACCTCAAAGCAAGAATGGATTTTGACGGTGAactttattcaaacaattccgattttcaaaaacaatgtGTTagagatattctaacgttgcCCGGGTTTTTTCGACAAAACTGCTATAGGAACGTATTGGATATCGGCTGTGGTAGCGGTGAGGTCACGaattttctacaaaataagATCAACGGAGTTGACCGTATTTTTGGTTTCGATAAGGTATACATAAAAGGCATAGGCTTATGTCGGGATATAACTTCTCTTTCCATGAAACGAgctttttgattttgtttagaTTTGAGAAAGTTTTTGTTTTCGGAAACAATGAACTTGATTATTATTTCAGAGTGCATCTATGGTTGAATTTGCTCGATCAAAAAATTCGAATCCTAGAATTGAATATTCCGTAGCTGACGTCACCAAACCCGACACGTTCAAGCCGGAGTGGCAACAGAAATTCGACCTGATAACATCGTTCCACGTTCTACATTGGACTAAGAATCAATACAAAAActtagaaaatgtaaaatctttGTTATCCCCGAATGGTGAAGTTTTATTCTATCTGCCGTACACGTCATCGATCCTTTACATGTCTGATATAATGAACTCGGTAAAATGGTCTCCATACTTTCAGGTAAACAACGAACGAACATTTTCCACTTTTCATGAAATGTATTAGGTTTTTCGAGCCCTTTCGACGCTGTTACCTACGAACTGAGAATGTTTCGTGTTTGTAGGGATACACACCGACGTGGTCATTTAATCCCGATTGGGAGGAATATCGTGAATGGAGATATCCCGATGAAATCACCGGTTACCGACGAATGGCTGAATCATTAGGTTTCACGGTTAACCAATGCACGGAACATGTTCAAAATTACATTTTCCCTGATCGTCAATCTGCAAAAGGTATATATTTGGAATTCCAAAATAAACTCCTGCGTCATTCACAAACGGGCATAGGGTTAACAGTCATCGTCGTATATTTTTTAGGTTTTTTCGGCACAATTTTCCCTCATTCGATGCGAATTCCAGCCTCAGAATCGTCTGAATTTTTAGACGACGCGCTGGATCTCTATTTGAAAAGTTTACCGCTGAACGAAGATGGAAAGATTCGATTTTATTCAAAACACGTCCTAGTGAATTtgcaaaacaaataaaatatggTGTCAGCGTGATTTGGAGTTCGGTGTGTGTACTTGCCGTTAGTCGCAATATAGGACCGCTTCATTTATTTCCTTATCCGACGAATTGTCCCATTGCACCGGAAAGTTTGGCATCATTTCCCGAAGTCCACGGGCACTGAGAAGAACGATTATTCAGGGCAGATAAGTGGGCCCctgtgtttttttatcttaaaatagggattgaccctgttattcatttgattggtagatttcgtttgatattgatacaccggtcacaatcctctctttaatcgttatctataaaatacttgagtaaggccctggcgagagaacgtgtccgtgcacaaatccgaatgaataaattgaaataccggatgataatcttgaagataatatattttatttaccttgaacaaagaatgattttcctaatccctATTGTATATGAATCCCTATCGTTCCGAAGCTTCTCCTGTCCTGCTGTTGACACTCGTCTTACTAAGGTACCGATTCTCTCGATTGACTGCTCTCTCAAGATGCGGgtcccttttatagaaagaatcggcattcttaaaataccgactctcccactcgactttttggcaaggagcagcaaccttactgtcatgactgttttggtcatatagaatttggccttaatgattcgctgatctaaaattattttcaaaactgatttgctaaactaactttttccttccaaccctccggtcatgacgcgttgtgatttactcactccttgctagtcgttgttgagagagcagctattgtctgtgaattaccaacgagcgcatacagacaacagaaacttcagacagctagttttaacatttaacacaaattaatttttctaaaacattagtgattattaacaatttgttctttaacaacatctagattactcaaattaaatatattttcaaaactttgttttcttttctaattacagtacaaattcattgtttcttttttaattattataattaactacgattcggaatacattgtgattgattatcaattcttaaattatttgaaatacttatactaattattttatctacaatttaactaattctattttaatacaggataagcaaaacaaccacatcttcctaaacttccggtttttccttttacggaaagtagccgggaatatcatcaagtatcagcgtgatcccttcacgagcctcattataaatacactccattgttccgacccaaccaaatatggttccactatttaaaagttttatataaagattttctgaatgtttgccagatctcacagcagaagaaccgagaaagaattgttttttatagactgatttatggtttgcgttggtagatgaaagcatcaaacaagaactttcgtaattcttactacTAGTACGTTCTTGTCTGACGGCTTTAACGTAACCCCAACGCATACGGaaaaaacattaagaacatttctaaatactacgaaacattttcaaatactacGAAAATCTAGCTGTGGATCAATATTCTgttttggtgtcccttacaaacccaccacacctgccgggagcgaaacggGTTTTGattcggaaatcgaagtacaaaaTGTAGTTGATTTGTCGTTGGTCGAGGTtacataatttaaaaaaaaatcgaagtacataattggaaatttcggttccggttcattcaaacaatcatcCAAGCGGCCTGAACCGTCAAGCGACTGATTCGGGTTTATTTTGTTGGCCGCCTAATTAATACATTGAGATTTTGGAAGTAACTATATTACAAGGATTAAAGATCATTTgtcaattttttatttatattttttggtcgttttctgCGTGTTAATAGTTCGAAAGTTTATTGTAGTCTTTTTTCCTCGGGTATATGCTGATGTAAAAGTCCTCTAAGTTGATTTCGCTGCATTTGACTAGATTAAAAGGAAGCACATTTCGCAAACGCAAATTATCCAGCTGAGATAGTACGCACCCCTGTGTTTTTAGCACAAAGAGTTTAGGACAAAAGCGATAGAAAAGCTGGGAATAAATTCCATTGCTTTCGTTGGTCAGAAGGTTAACAATAAAAGCGTCGATCTGCGTTACTTCTTGGTGGCCAAGATAATTTATCCGAGACGATATCCTTTCAAACACTTCGAGCTCTGAATTAGCCGGCCAATACAATTTCTTTATCGAAGCCACGTGGGCTTCGGTGTACAGTGTAAAAGTTTTCGGATTCTGAAACCAAATTTCCCATTCTCCTCATCTAATGTTAACACATACGGCGGGCTGGGAGTGCGGGTAGGCAGCCAGGCAGGCGGCGGGTCGGCAGCTAGCCAGGTGGTGAGCCGGGAGTGCGGGCATGGGCAGCCAGGCAGGTGGCTGGCCGGGAGTGGGAGGAAGCAGCCAGGCGAGATGGCTGGCCGGGAGTGGGAGCAGGCAGCCAGGTAGGCGGCGAGCTGGGAGTGCGGGCAGGCGCAGCGTGCCGAGTGGGTGCAGGCAGCAAGGTGGTGTAGGCGGCGGGCCGGGAGGGCGGCCGACAGGCAGGCGGCGGGCCGGGAGTGCGGATATAGGCTGACAGGAGTTCTCCATTCG is a window of Tubulanus polymorphus chromosome 2, tnTubPoly1.2, whole genome shotgun sequence DNA encoding:
- the LOC141899807 gene encoding juvenile hormone acid O-methyltransferase-like, producing MDFDGELYSNNSDFQKQCVRDILTLPGFFRQNCYRNVLDIGCGSGEVTNFLQNKINGVDRIFAFDKSASMVEFARSKNSNPKIEYSVADVTKPETFKPEWQQKFDLITSFHVLHWTKNQYKNLENVKSLLSPNGEVLFYVPYTSSIIYMSDIMNSVKWSPYFQGYTPSWSFNPDWEEYREWRYPDEITGYRRMAESLGFTVNQCTEDVQNYIFPDRQSAKGFFGAVLLHLMRIPDSKSSEFLDDALDLYLKSLPLNENGKIRFYSKHVLVNLQNK
- the LOC141899013 gene encoding juvenile hormone acid O-methyltransferase-like, with translation MDADGEVYSNNSDLQKQLATDILSSNEFQQNRYRNVLDIGCGSGEVTNILLEKIDVVENLIAFDKSESMVEFARSKNPNPKIEYSVADVTKPETFKPEWQQKFDLITSFQTLHWTRNQYKNLENIKSLLSPNGEVFVNMPHISSFVRVLDIMKTAKWSPYFQGFTPAWLFHPDWEEYSEWRYPDVPTGYRRMAESLGFTLKRFAETNDDFILPGRQCAKGWFSALLPLKRIPDSKSSEFLDDALNLYLKSLPPDVNGKIHIRSKNIIAYMQIK
- the LOC141900573 gene encoding juvenile hormone acid O-methyltransferase-like, which translates into the protein MDFDGELYSNNSDFQKQCVRDILTLPGFFRQNCYRNVLDIGCGSGEVTNFLQNKINGVDRIFGFDKSASMVEFARSKNSNPRIEYSVADVTKPDTFKPEWQQKFDLITSFHVLHWTKNQYKNLENVKSLLSPNGEVLFYLPYTSSILYMSDIMNSVKWSPYFQGYTPTWSFNPDWEEYREWRYPDEITGYRRMAESLGFTVNQCTEHVQNYIFPDRQSAKGFFGTIFPHSMRIPASESSEFLDDALDLYLKSLPLNEDGKIRFYSKHVLVNLQNK